From a region of the Pseudomonas fulva 12-X genome:
- a CDS encoding YkgJ family cysteine cluster protein, with protein MSCISRKIDLLRRQIPRFECVPGCHDCCGPVTASSEEMSRLPRKSRAEQDAALAEYNCVHLGPNGCQVYDQRPLICRLFGTTPNLPCPHGRGPEQPIEAHVEQQVHQLIASTRQVLV; from the coding sequence ATGAGTTGTATCAGCCGCAAGATCGACCTGTTGCGCCGCCAGATTCCGCGCTTCGAGTGCGTGCCGGGCTGTCACGATTGCTGCGGACCGGTCACCGCGTCGTCCGAAGAAATGTCCCGGTTGCCACGCAAGAGCCGCGCCGAGCAGGACGCCGCCCTGGCCGAGTACAACTGCGTGCACCTGGGGCCCAACGGCTGCCAGGTGTACGACCAGCGCCCGCTGATCTGTCGGCTGTTCGGCACCACGCCGAACCTGCCGTGCCCCCATGGTCGCGGGCCCGAGCAGCCCATCGAGGCCCATGTCGAACAGCAGGTGCACCAACTGATCGCCTCGACCCGGCAGGTGCTCGTCTAG
- a CDS encoding xanthine phosphoribosyltransferase, with translation MESLKQKICSEGTVLSEQVLKVDAFLNHQIDPKLMQEIGHEFAERFKGQGITKIVTIEASGIAPAVMAGLELGVPVIFARKYQSLTLKDNLYISKVFSFTKQTESTLAISSKHLNANDHVLLVDDFLANGHAAKALIDLVGQAGASIAGIGVVIEKSFQSGRSTLDAQGYRIESLARIKSLEGGKVTFLE, from the coding sequence GTGGAGTCGTTGAAACAGAAGATATGCAGTGAAGGTACCGTCCTTTCCGAGCAGGTGCTCAAGGTCGATGCCTTTCTCAACCACCAGATCGATCCCAAGCTGATGCAGGAGATCGGCCACGAATTCGCCGAGCGTTTCAAGGGTCAGGGCATCACCAAGATCGTCACCATCGAAGCCTCGGGCATTGCACCGGCGGTAATGGCCGGCCTGGAACTGGGCGTGCCGGTGATCTTCGCCCGCAAGTACCAGTCGCTGACGCTGAAGGACAACCTGTACATCTCCAAGGTGTTCTCCTTCACCAAACAGACCGAAAGCACCCTGGCGATTTCTTCCAAGCATCTCAATGCCAATGACCATGTGCTGCTGGTCGACGACTTCCTCGCCAACGGCCACGCCGCCAAGGCGCTGATCGACCTGGTCGGCCAGGCCGGCGCCAGCATCGCCGGTATCGGCGTGGTGATCGAGAAGTCCTTCCAGAGCGGTCGCAGCACCCTCGACGCCCAGGGCTATCGCATCGAATCCCTGGCACGCATCAAGTCCCTGGAAGGCGGCAAGGTCACCTTTCTCGAGTAG
- the dadR gene encoding transcriptional regulator DadR has translation MRTQHQSRRELDKIDRNILRILQEDGRISFTELGERVGLSTTPCTERVRRLEREGIIMGYHARLNPQNLKASLLVFVEISLDYKSGDTFEDFRRAVLKLPHVLECHLVSGDFDYLVKARINEMASYRKLLGDILLKLPHVRESKSYIVMEEVKESLALPVPE, from the coding sequence ATGCGTACGCAACACCAGAGCCGCCGCGAGCTGGACAAGATCGACCGCAACATCCTGCGCATCCTCCAGGAGGACGGGCGCATCTCCTTCACCGAGCTGGGCGAACGGGTCGGCCTGTCGACCACGCCGTGCACCGAGCGGGTCCGTCGCCTGGAGCGTGAAGGCATCATCATGGGCTACCACGCCCGCCTCAACCCGCAGAACCTCAAGGCCAGCCTGCTGGTGTTCGTGGAGATCAGCCTGGACTACAAGTCCGGCGACACCTTCGAGGATTTCCGCCGCGCCGTGCTCAAGCTACCCCATGTGCTGGAGTGCCACCTGGTGTCCGGCGACTTCGACTACCTGGTGAAGGCGCGCATCAACGAGATGGCCAGCTACCGCAAGCTGCTTGGCGACATCCTGCTTAAGCTGCCCCACGTGCGCGAGTCGAAGAGCTACATCGTGATGGAAGAGGTCAAGGAGAGCCTGGCGCTGCCCGTACCGGAGTGA
- a CDS encoding c-type cytochrome: protein MNPIRSMLVAPAIALALWAVTAQANTDEAIAERIKPVGQVCIAGQQCQGVEAVATAAAGAARSADDIIAKHCTACHTSGLLGAPKIGDTAAWKERADHQGGLDGILAAAINGINAMPPKGTCGDCSDDELRAAIQKMSGL from the coding sequence GTGAACCCAATTAGAAGCATGCTGGTCGCGCCGGCCATCGCCCTGGCGCTATGGGCCGTGACCGCCCAGGCGAACACCGACGAAGCGATCGCCGAGCGCATCAAACCCGTCGGGCAGGTGTGTATCGCCGGGCAGCAGTGCCAGGGCGTCGAAGCCGTGGCGACCGCCGCTGCCGGTGCCGCGCGCAGCGCCGATGACATCATTGCCAAACACTGCACGGCCTGCCACACCAGTGGCCTGCTCGGCGCGCCGAAGATCGGCGACACGGCGGCCTGGAAAGAGCGTGCCGACCACCAGGGTGGCCTGGACGGCATCCTTGCCGCGGCCATCAACGGCATCAACGCCATGCCGCCCAAGGGCACCTGTGGCGATTGCTCGGACGACGAATTGCGCGCTGCCATTCAGAAAATGTCCGGCCTGTAA
- a CDS encoding cupin domain-containing protein, with the protein MDVGLRLQSIRKQKGLSQRELAKRAGVTNSTISMIEKNSVSPSISSLKKVLAGIPMSLVEFFSLEAEQDSQVQVVYRASELTDIHSGAITMKLIGKAHPSRAISFLDETYPPHSDTGLEMYAHEGEETGMLVEGRLELTVGDEVFILESGDSYYFESSRPHRFRNPFDQPARLISATTPANF; encoded by the coding sequence TTGGACGTCGGTCTTCGCCTGCAATCGATCCGCAAGCAAAAGGGGCTTTCCCAGCGCGAGCTCGCCAAGCGGGCGGGGGTTACCAACAGCACAATCTCGATGATCGAGAAGAACAGCGTGAGCCCCTCGATCAGCTCGCTGAAGAAGGTGCTGGCCGGCATCCCGATGTCGCTGGTGGAATTCTTCTCCCTGGAAGCCGAGCAGGACAGCCAGGTGCAGGTGGTCTATCGCGCCAGTGAGCTGACCGATATCCACAGCGGTGCGATCACCATGAAGCTGATCGGCAAGGCCCACCCCAGCCGCGCCATTTCCTTTCTTGACGAAACCTACCCGCCGCATAGCGACACCGGCCTGGAGATGTACGCCCACGAGGGCGAGGAGACCGGCATGCTGGTGGAAGGGCGCCTGGAGCTGACCGTGGGCGACGAGGTATTCATCCTCGAGAGCGGCGACAGCTACTACTTCGAGAGCAGCCGGCCGCACCGTTTCCGCAATCCCTTCGATCAGCCGGCGCGCTTGATCAGTGCCACCACGCCCGCCAACTTCTAA
- the alr gene encoding alanine racemase, with protein sequence MRPARALIDLQALRHNYQLARELAGARALAVVKADAYGHGAVRCAQALQGDADGFAVACIEEALQLRAAGITAPILLLEGFFEASELALIDEHDLWCVVHAEWQLEAIEQTNLKRPLNVWLKLDSGMHRVGFHPADYQAAYRRLLASGKVVKIVLMSHFSRADELDCPRSNEQLAVFQQAREGLAAEVSLRNSPALLGWPSIPSDWSRPGIMLYGATPFEQAQEVAARLQPVMTLESRVISVRDLPAGEPVGYGARFVSERATRVGVVAMGYADGYPRHAPTGTPVLIDGQPSRIIGRVSMDMLTVDLSDLPGAGLGSRVEFWGRGVLASDVALAAGTIPYQLFCNVRRVPLIYSEA encoded by the coding sequence ATGCGCCCCGCCCGTGCCCTGATCGACCTGCAAGCCCTGCGTCACAACTACCAACTGGCCCGTGAATTGGCTGGCGCCCGCGCGCTGGCGGTGGTCAAGGCCGACGCCTACGGGCATGGCGCGGTGCGTTGCGCCCAGGCGCTGCAGGGGGATGCCGATGGCTTCGCCGTGGCCTGTATCGAAGAGGCGCTGCAGCTGCGCGCCGCGGGCATCACCGCGCCCATTCTGTTGTTGGAAGGCTTTTTCGAGGCCAGCGAGCTGGCGCTGATCGACGAACATGACCTGTGGTGCGTGGTACACGCCGAATGGCAGCTCGAAGCCATCGAGCAAACCAACCTCAAGCGTCCGCTGAACGTCTGGCTCAAACTGGACAGCGGCATGCACCGCGTCGGCTTCCACCCGGCCGATTATCAGGCCGCCTACCGGCGCCTGCTGGCCAGCGGCAAGGTGGTGAAGATCGTACTGATGAGCCACTTCTCCCGCGCCGACGAGCTCGACTGCCCGCGCAGCAATGAACAACTGGCGGTGTTCCAGCAGGCCCGCGAAGGCCTGGCCGCCGAGGTCAGCCTGCGCAATTCGCCGGCCCTGCTGGGCTGGCCAAGCATTCCCAGCGACTGGTCGCGCCCCGGCATCATGCTCTATGGCGCCACGCCGTTCGAGCAGGCCCAGGAAGTCGCCGCTCGGCTGCAGCCAGTGATGACCCTGGAGTCGCGCGTCATCAGCGTGCGTGACCTGCCGGCCGGCGAGCCGGTCGGCTACGGCGCGCGCTTCGTCAGCGAGCGTGCAACGCGGGTCGGCGTGGTCGCCATGGGTTACGCCGACGGTTATCCGCGTCACGCGCCTACCGGCACGCCAGTGCTGATCGACGGCCAGCCGTCGCGAATTATCGGTCGTGTTTCCATGGATATGCTCACCGTCGACCTCAGCGACCTGCCGGGCGCTGGTCTGGGCAGCCGCGTCGAGTTCTGGGGCCGCGGCGTGCTGGCCAGCGATGTCGCCCTGGCCGCCGGCACCATTCCCTATCAGCTGTTCTGCAATGTGCGCCGGGTGCCGCTGATCTACAGCGAAGCCTGA
- a CDS encoding acetyl-CoA hydrolase/transferase C-terminal domain-containing protein, with amino-acid sequence MPQSRSLEQAVDHVLDAIDGPIHLGLPLGLGKPNRWVNALYARLREMPERELTIYTALCLGRPRADQELQRRFLEPFVERVYGDYLELDFLADLQADKLPPNVRIEQFFLQPGSLLDSAPTQQDYTSSNYSHAARDLNAKGVNVVAQLVAVDPARPQHFSLSCNPDITLDLLPMLQERRGRGETILCLAQVHEELPYMAGDAELPREVFDIQLREHETSTLFSTPNMPVTVQDHCIGLYASTLVRDGGSLQIGIGAMGDAVCAALLQRHADNPAYRAALDDLQGDQVHPLSSKLGDLESFQTGLYGCSEMFVNGLLDLVEAGVIRRVVYPDVRVQRLASAGALDANGQPRSIQAMLDAGLPARLDEAALAWMQEGGLLDANLKMQGENLLLPTDQQCSTDLSDPLSQAALRDYLAPARHGVVVHGGFFLGPQSFYERLNAMSARQRSRFGMTGIGFINELYGQEELKRLHRVDARFINSAFTVTLLGAAVADQLEDGRVLSGVGGQYNFVAQGHALPGARSILLLRSWRESAGEVRSNIVWEYGHVTIPRHLRDVVITEYGIADLRGKTDSQVIEALLAVTDSRFQNELMVQAIEAGKLSKDFRLDARYTSNTPERLEALAGRHRAVFAEYPLGSDFSEEEQALLRALTWLKGKFHLSEVLELGKAAFDAPPAEAFPEALQRMGLERPEGLREELYQRLVLTGLEATRER; translated from the coding sequence ATGCCCCAATCCCGTAGCCTCGAGCAAGCTGTCGACCACGTGCTGGACGCCATCGACGGACCGATTCACCTCGGTCTGCCCCTCGGCCTGGGTAAGCCCAACCGCTGGGTCAACGCACTCTACGCGCGGCTGCGCGAGATGCCCGAACGGGAACTGACTATCTACACCGCCTTGTGCCTCGGCCGCCCGCGGGCTGACCAGGAACTGCAGCGGCGCTTTCTCGAACCCTTCGTCGAGCGCGTTTACGGCGACTACCTGGAGCTGGATTTTCTCGCCGACCTGCAGGCCGACAAGCTGCCGCCCAACGTACGCATTGAGCAATTCTTCCTGCAGCCCGGCAGCCTGCTCGACAGCGCACCGACCCAGCAGGATTACACCAGCAGCAACTACAGCCACGCCGCCCGTGATCTGAACGCCAAGGGCGTCAACGTGGTGGCCCAACTGGTTGCGGTCGACCCGGCGCGGCCCCAGCATTTCAGCCTCAGCTGCAACCCGGACATCACCCTCGACCTGCTGCCGATGCTTCAGGAGCGGCGCGGCCGTGGCGAAACCATTCTCTGCCTGGCCCAGGTGCACGAAGAGCTGCCGTACATGGCCGGCGACGCCGAGCTGCCGCGCGAGGTTTTCGATATTCAGCTGCGCGAGCACGAGACCAGCACGCTGTTTTCCACGCCGAACATGCCGGTCACGGTCCAGGATCACTGCATCGGCTTGTACGCCAGCACCCTGGTGCGCGACGGCGGCAGCCTGCAGATCGGTATCGGCGCCATGGGCGATGCGGTCTGCGCTGCGCTGCTGCAGCGTCATGCCGATAACCCGGCGTACCGCGCGGCGCTCGATGATCTGCAGGGCGATCAGGTGCATCCGCTAAGCAGCAAACTGGGCGATCTCGAGTCGTTTCAAACCGGGCTGTACGGCTGCAGCGAAATGTTCGTCAACGGTCTGCTGGATCTGGTCGAGGCCGGGGTGATCCGCCGTGTCGTCTACCCGGACGTACGCGTGCAGCGCCTGGCCAGTGCCGGCGCGCTGGATGCCAATGGCCAGCCGCGCAGTATTCAGGCGATGCTCGATGCCGGCCTGCCGGCGCGCCTGGATGAAGCCGCGCTGGCCTGGATGCAGGAGGGTGGCCTGCTGGATGCCAACCTGAAGATGCAGGGCGAGAACCTGTTGCTGCCTACCGACCAGCAGTGCTCCACCGACCTTTCCGATCCGCTCAGTCAGGCGGCCCTGCGTGATTACCTGGCGCCAGCGCGCCATGGCGTGGTGGTGCATGGCGGTTTCTTTCTCGGCCCGCAGTCGTTCTACGAGCGCCTCAACGCCATGTCGGCCAGGCAGCGCAGTCGCTTCGGCATGACCGGCATCGGCTTCATCAACGAGCTGTACGGGCAGGAAGAGCTCAAGCGGCTGCATCGCGTCGATGCACGCTTCATCAACAGCGCTTTCACCGTGACGCTGCTGGGCGCGGCGGTGGCCGATCAGCTGGAGGATGGCCGGGTGCTCAGCGGCGTCGGTGGGCAGTACAACTTCGTCGCCCAGGGCCATGCGCTGCCGGGTGCCCGCTCGATTCTGCTGCTGCGCAGCTGGCGCGAGTCGGCCGGCGAGGTCCGCTCCAACATCGTCTGGGAATATGGCCACGTGACCATTCCGCGCCACCTGCGTGACGTGGTGATCACCGAATACGGCATCGCCGATCTGCGCGGCAAGACCGACTCTCAGGTGATCGAGGCGCTGCTGGCGGTCACCGATTCACGCTTTCAGAACGAACTGATGGTGCAGGCCATCGAAGCCGGCAAGCTGTCGAAGGATTTCCGCCTCGATGCGCGCTATACCAGCAATACGCCCGAGCGCCTGGAAGCGCTTGCCGGCCGTCATCGAGCGGTATTCGCCGAGTACCCGTTGGGCAGTGATTTCAGCGAGGAGGAGCAGGCACTGCTGCGGGCGCTGACCTGGCTGAAGGGCAAATTCCACCTGAGCGAGGTGCTGGAGCTGGGCAAGGCGGCGTTCGATGCGCCGCCTGCCGAGGCGTTTCCAGAAGCTCTGCAACGCATGGGCCTGGAGCGGCCCGAGGGTTTGCGCGAGGAGCTGTACCAGCGCCTGGTGCTGACCGGGCTCGAGGCTACTCGAGAAAGGTGA
- a CDS encoding DUF1127 domain-containing protein yields MNGLSDVRLTLKGSELVGDNGRRLSGVPARMALTDRWQRFIRRLTTRRALLRLNDAQLEDIGLSREQAEREATLPFWKL; encoded by the coding sequence ATGAACGGGCTGAGCGATGTGCGATTGACCTTGAAAGGCAGCGAGCTGGTAGGCGACAACGGTCGGCGTCTGTCGGGTGTGCCGGCCCGTATGGCGCTAACCGATCGCTGGCAGCGCTTCATTCGCCGGCTGACCACCCGGCGCGCGCTGCTCAGGCTCAACGATGCGCAGCTTGAGGACATCGGTTTGAGCCGCGAGCAGGCCGAGCGCGAAGCCACGCTGCCGTTCTGGAAGCTCTGA
- a CDS encoding RidA family protein, protein MSIQRLRTEPRLSEIVIHNGTVYLAGQLDENHSDGIEAQTKATLDSIDAFLAEAGTDKTRILSITIFLKNIDDRDGMNKVWDAWVPAGHSPARACVEAKLYSADVLVEMTVIAALP, encoded by the coding sequence ATGTCCATACAGCGCCTGCGAACTGAGCCGCGTCTGAGCGAAATCGTCATCCACAACGGCACCGTCTACCTGGCCGGCCAGTTGGATGAAAACCACAGCGACGGCATCGAAGCGCAGACCAAGGCGACCCTGGACAGCATCGATGCCTTCCTGGCCGAGGCGGGCACCGACAAGACGCGCATCCTGTCGATTACCATCTTCCTCAAGAACATCGACGACCGCGACGGCATGAACAAGGTCTGGGACGCCTGGGTGCCGGCCGGCCACTCGCCCGCCCGCGCCTGCGTCGAGGCCAAGCTGTATTCGGCGGATGTATTGGTGGAAATGACGGTGATCGCGGCGCTGCCTTGA
- a CDS encoding NAD(P)/FAD-dependent oxidoreductase produces the protein MTARAHPPVHSAEHAPSYYAASVNQQLDLPALQGEQRADVCIVGGGFSGLNTAIELAQKGLSVVLIEAHRIGWGASGRNGGQLIRGVGHGVEQFESVIGKDGVRELKLMGLEAVEIVRRRVAQFEIDCDLAWGYCDLANKPRDLAGFAEDAAELQSLGYRHELRLLQPEQMHEVVGSNRYVGGMIDMGSGHLHPLNLALGEAAAAQSLGVRLFEHSPATRIDYGSEIRVHTAQGVVRAAQLVLACNAYIRDLNPTLGGKVLPAGSYIIATEQLSEEQANALIPQNMALCDQRVAVDYYRLSADRRLLFGGACRYSGTDPSDIAAYMRPKMLAVFPQLQNVRIEYQWGGMIGIGANRLPQIGRLRDQPNVFYAQAYAGHGVNATHLAGKLLAEAIAGQAGGGFELFAKVPHITFPGGRHLRSPLLALGMLWHRLKELA, from the coding sequence ATGACCGCCCGTGCCCACCCGCCGGTTCATAGCGCCGAGCATGCGCCCTCCTACTACGCCGCCAGCGTCAACCAGCAGCTCGACCTGCCGGCTCTGCAAGGCGAGCAGCGCGCCGATGTGTGCATCGTCGGTGGCGGCTTTTCGGGCCTGAACACGGCCATCGAGCTGGCCCAGAAGGGCCTGTCGGTGGTGCTGATCGAAGCCCATCGCATCGGTTGGGGCGCCAGCGGGCGTAACGGTGGCCAACTGATTCGCGGCGTCGGCCATGGCGTCGAGCAGTTCGAGTCGGTGATCGGCAAAGACGGCGTGCGCGAGCTGAAACTGATGGGCCTGGAGGCGGTGGAAATCGTCCGCCGGCGGGTCGCCCAGTTCGAGATCGATTGCGACCTGGCCTGGGGCTACTGCGACCTGGCCAACAAGCCCCGCGACCTGGCCGGCTTCGCCGAGGACGCCGCCGAACTGCAGAGCCTCGGTTATCGCCACGAGCTGCGCCTGCTGCAACCGGAACAGATGCACGAGGTGGTCGGCTCGAACCGCTATGTCGGCGGCATGATCGACATGGGCTCGGGCCACCTGCATCCGCTCAACCTGGCACTCGGCGAGGCTGCTGCGGCACAAAGCCTGGGCGTGCGCCTGTTCGAGCATTCGCCAGCCACGCGTATCGACTATGGCAGCGAGATCCGCGTGCACACCGCCCAAGGCGTGGTCCGCGCCGCGCAACTGGTGCTGGCCTGCAACGCCTATATCCGAGACCTGAATCCGACGCTGGGCGGGAAGGTGCTGCCTGCCGGCAGCTACATCATCGCCACCGAGCAACTGAGCGAGGAGCAGGCCAATGCGCTGATCCCGCAGAACATGGCGCTCTGCGACCAGCGAGTGGCCGTCGATTACTACCGGCTGTCCGCAGACCGCCGCCTGCTGTTCGGTGGTGCCTGCCGTTACTCCGGCACCGATCCGTCCGATATCGCGGCCTATATGCGGCCGAAGATGCTCGCCGTATTCCCGCAGCTGCAGAACGTGCGTATCGAGTACCAGTGGGGCGGGATGATCGGCATCGGCGCCAACCGCCTGCCGCAGATCGGCCGCCTCAGGGATCAGCCCAACGTGTTCTACGCCCAGGCCTACGCGGGCCACGGCGTGAATGCCACCCACCTGGCCGGCAAGCTGCTTGCCGAAGCCATCGCCGGGCAGGCCGGCGGCGGCTTCGAGCTATTCGCCAAGGTGCCGCACATCACCTTCCCGGGCGGGCGCCATTTGCGCTCGCCGCTGTTGGCGCTGGGTATGCTCTGGCACCGCCTCAAGGAACTGGCCTGA
- the dadA gene encoding D-amino acid dehydrogenase, whose translation MRVLVLGSGVIGTASAYYLARQGFEVVVVDRQNGPAMETSFANAGQVSPGYASPWAAPGIPLKAMKWLLQKHAPLAIKLTGDVDQYLWMAQMLRNCTAARYAVNKERMVRLSEYSRDCLDELRAETGIGYEARQLGTTQLFRTQAQLDNAAKDISVLEQSGVPYELLDRAGIAKVEPALASVTDKLAGALRLPNDQTGDCQLFTRKLAEMATALGVQFRFGQNIQRLDVAGDRINGVWIDGKLETADRYVLALGSYSPQLLKPLGIRAPVYPLKGYSLTVPITNPDMAPTSTILDETYKVAITRFDQRIRVGGMAEIAGFDLSLNPRRRETLEMIVGDLYPQGGDLSQADFWTGLRPATPDGTPIVGATPYRNLFLNTGHGTLGWTMACGSGRLLADLIAKKRPQISSEGLDISRYGSPKELNKHVHTAPAN comes from the coding sequence ATGCGGGTTCTGGTGCTTGGTAGCGGTGTGATCGGTACGGCCAGTGCGTATTACCTGGCCCGCCAGGGCTTCGAGGTGGTCGTGGTGGATCGCCAGAACGGTCCGGCCATGGAAACCAGCTTCGCCAACGCCGGCCAGGTTTCGCCGGGCTATGCCTCGCCTTGGGCAGCGCCAGGCATTCCGCTGAAGGCGATGAAGTGGCTGCTGCAGAAGCACGCACCCCTGGCCATCAAGCTGACCGGCGATGTCGATCAGTACCTGTGGATGGCGCAGATGCTGCGCAACTGCACCGCCGCCCGCTATGCGGTGAACAAGGAGCGCATGGTGCGTCTGTCCGAGTACAGCCGCGACTGCCTCGATGAGCTGCGCGCCGAAACCGGCATTGGCTACGAAGCCCGCCAGCTCGGCACCACCCAGCTGTTCCGCACCCAGGCGCAACTGGACAATGCCGCCAAGGACATCTCGGTGCTGGAGCAATCCGGCGTGCCTTACGAGCTGCTCGACCGCGCCGGCATCGCCAAGGTCGAACCTGCCCTGGCCAGCGTCACCGACAAGCTGGCTGGCGCCCTGCGCCTGCCCAATGACCAGACCGGTGACTGCCAGCTGTTCACCCGCAAGCTGGCCGAAATGGCCACCGCGCTGGGCGTGCAATTCCGCTTTGGGCAGAACATCCAGCGCCTCGACGTCGCCGGTGACCGCATCAACGGCGTGTGGATCGACGGCAAGCTGGAAACCGCCGACCGCTACGTACTCGCTCTGGGTAGCTACAGCCCGCAATTGCTCAAGCCGCTGGGTATCCGCGCGCCGGTGTATCCGCTCAAGGGTTACTCGCTGACCGTACCGATCACCAACCCGGACATGGCGCCGACTTCGACCATTCTCGATGAAACCTACAAGGTCGCCATCACCCGTTTTGACCAGCGCATTCGCGTTGGCGGCATGGCCGAAATCGCCGGCTTCGACCTGAGCCTCAACCCGCGCCGTCGCGAAACCCTGGAGATGATCGTTGGCGACCTGTACCCGCAGGGCGGTGATCTCAGCCAGGCGGACTTCTGGACCGGCCTGCGCCCGGCGACCCCGGATGGCACGCCCATCGTTGGCGCCACCCCTTATCGAAACCTGTTTCTGAACACCGGACACGGTACCCTAGGCTGGACCATGGCCTGCGGCTCCGGTCGCCTGTTGGCCGACCTGATCGCCAAGAAGCGCCCGCAGATCAGCAGCGAAGGCCTGGATATTTCCCGTTACGGTAGCCCCAAGGAGTTGAACAAGCATGTCCATACAGCGCCTGCGAACTGA
- a CDS encoding aminotransferase-like domain-containing protein — protein MTLYTNLADLLGERIEQGLYRPGDRLPSVRALSQEHGVSLSTVQQAYRHLEDRGLALPKPKSGYYVPAGRNKPALPKISRAPQRPVEVSQWDQVLEQVAPPPRSNFVQLGRGRPDIDSPTLKPLLRSLSRLSRKQDVHTLTYGSILGDLRLREQVARLTLDSGCQLTSEDIVITTGCQEALSAAIRAICVPGDIVAVDSPSFHGMMQALKGFGMKALELPTDPITGISLEALELALEQWPIKAIQLTPTCNNPLGYIMPEANKRALLALAQRHDVAIIEDDVYGELAFHYPRPRTIKSYDDDGRVLLCSSFSKTLAPGFRVGWIAPGRYLNQVLHMKYLGTGATAQLPQLALAEYLEAGHYEPHLRRMRGQYARNLEQMSDWVSRYFPPSVRVSRPQGSFMLWVEMPEGFDSQRLNRELAVHKVQIAPGSIFSAAGKYRSCLRMNYATRPSPAIEAAVRIVGETVAAMLAELPTPRD, from the coding sequence ATGACCCTCTACACCAACCTGGCCGATCTGCTCGGTGAACGTATCGAGCAGGGCCTGTATCGCCCCGGTGATCGACTGCCCTCGGTACGCGCCCTGAGCCAGGAGCACGGAGTCAGCCTGAGTACCGTGCAGCAGGCCTACCGCCACCTGGAAGATCGCGGCCTGGCACTGCCCAAGCCGAAATCCGGTTACTACGTGCCGGCAGGTCGCAACAAGCCGGCACTGCCCAAGATCAGCCGCGCGCCGCAGCGGCCCGTGGAGGTTTCGCAGTGGGATCAGGTGCTCGAACAGGTCGCCCCGCCGCCGCGCAGCAACTTCGTGCAGCTCGGCCGCGGTCGCCCGGACATCGACAGCCCGACGCTCAAGCCGCTGCTGCGCTCGCTGTCGCGGCTGAGCCGCAAGCAGGACGTGCACACCCTCACCTACGGCAGCATCCTCGGCGACCTGCGCCTGCGCGAGCAGGTGGCGCGCCTGACCCTGGATTCCGGCTGCCAGCTCACTAGCGAAGACATCGTCATCACCACCGGCTGCCAGGAGGCGCTGTCGGCAGCGATCCGTGCGATCTGCGTGCCCGGCGATATCGTCGCCGTCGACTCACCAAGCTTTCACGGCATGATGCAGGCGCTCAAGGGCTTCGGCATGAAGGCCCTGGAGCTGCCCACCGACCCGATCACCGGCATCAGCCTCGAGGCGCTGGAGCTGGCCCTGGAACAGTGGCCGATCAAGGCCATCCAGCTCACACCTACGTGCAACAACCCGCTGGGCTACATCATGCCGGAGGCCAACAAGCGCGCCCTGCTCGCCCTTGCCCAGCGCCACGACGTGGCGATCATCGAGGACGACGTGTACGGCGAGCTGGCCTTCCACTACCCGCGTCCGCGCACCATCAAATCCTACGATGACGATGGCCGGGTGCTGCTGTGCAGCTCGTTCTCCAAGACCCTGGCGCCCGGCTTTCGCGTCGGCTGGATCGCCCCCGGGCGCTACCTCAACCAGGTGCTGCACATGAAGTATCTGGGCACCGGCGCCACCGCGCAATTGCCGCAGCTGGCCCTGGCCGAGTACCTCGAAGCCGGCCATTACGAGCCGCACCTGCGCCGCATGCGTGGGCAGTACGCGCGCAACCTGGAGCAGATGAGCGACTGGGTGAGCCGCTACTTTCCGCCGTCGGTGCGGGTCAGCCGCCCGCAAGGCAGCTTCATGCTCTGGGTGGAAATGCCCGAAGGTTTCGACAGCCAGCGCCTGAACCGCGAGCTGGCCGTGCACAAGGTGCAGATCGCTCCGGGCAGCATCTTTTCCGCCGCAGGCAAGTACCGCAGCTGCCTGCGCATGAATTACGCCACGCGCCCCAGCCCGGCCATCGAGGCGGCGGTGCGCATCGTGGGGGAAACCGTGGCGGCGATGCTCGCCGAACTGCCCACGCCGAGAGACTGA